Part of the Methanolobus chelungpuianus genome is shown below.
TTGCATGTGCAGCAGCTCTCGCTTCAATCGATATCATTGAAAAGGAAGGTCTTCTCGGGCATGCAACCGAAATGGGCAACTACTTCATGAACCGCCTGAAGAAGATTCCTCTGGAAGGCGTTGTAGACGTGCGTGGCCGCGGGCTTATGATAGGTGTCGAGCTGGACCGCAAGTGTGCCGACATCGTGGATTTTGCCATGAAGAAAGGCGTGCTGCTCAACTGCACCTCCGAGAAGGTATTGCGTATCGCTCCTCCGCTGGTAATAACCAAAGAGCAGATCGACTCGGTGGTGGCTGTGCTTGAGCAGGCCTGAGCTGGTAAAGAAGGAGATAGCCGGCATAGCCGAGTATGTCCCTGGCAAGTCCATTGAGGAGATAGCCCGCAAGTACGGCCTTGAGCCTGCTTCCATTATAAAGCTGGGCTCAAATGAAAATGTCCTGGGGCCTTCCCCCCGGGCCATCGCAGCTGTCGCTGCAGCTACAAAGGCTATGAACATCTATCCCTCGGCCGATGCTTCGGAACTGGTGGAGGCAGTTTCCGTCTATACCGGCATCCCGGCAGAGAACATCTGTGCAGCAGGTCCTGGCATGGACGGCCTGCTTGACAACCTCATGAGGCTGCTGATATCTCCCGGCGACGAGGTGATAATACCTCTGCCCACATTCTCATACTATGAGATAGCGGCCCGTGCGAACGGTGCGGTCCCGGTCTTTGTGCGGTCCGCTGAGGACTATGCTTTCGATATCGAAGGTATAATCAATGCAGAATCGGAAAGGACCAAGATAATATTCCTCTGTTCCCCTAACAATCCTACAGGAAGGCTTGTGAGCGAAACCGACCTGCGCAGGATACTTGAGCACACGCGGGGCCTGGTCTTTGTGGACGAGGCCTACGTGGAATTTGCAGACCGTAACCAGTCCCGTCTTCTGGAAGAATATGACAATATCGTCATTGGAAGGACTCTCTCCAAAGCCTTTGGCCTTGCAGGCATGCGCCTGGGCTATGGCCTGATGCCTTCCTGGCTCAGGTCCCAGTACATGAAGATAGCAACCCCTTTTAACATCAGTGTGCCTTCCATAGCAGCAGGTGTCGCTGCACTCTCCGATGATGCCTACCTGCAGGAAAGCATCAGGTTCACACGCGAGGGGCGCGCCTTCCTTCTGAAGAACATTCCTTTCCGGGTATATGACTCGCAGGCCAATTTCGTGCTTGTGGACGTTGCTCCACTGAAATCCAGGGATGTCAGTGAGGCCCTGCTGAAAAAAGGAATAATTATCAGGGACTGCAAGTCTTTCAGGGATGCAGGCGACTCTCTCATACGTGTGACAGTGGGTACGCCTGAGCAGAACGAAAAGCTTATTGCAGCCTTTAAAGAGGTTTCAGTTCTCTGAACTGTAAACCTTCTCTATTTTCATTAGCGGATAGTTCAATCCCGCATCATATGCAAGTCTTACGTCCGCAAGCACTGAATTGTAACTGACGGTGATCCTTACGTCCAGCATCCTGCCCTCAAGCTCGCAGTAACCGAACTCGCTGTTCAGTTTTGAACGGACCATGCTCCTGTCAATGGAGACCCTGATGCTCTTTACGAAAGGCTGTACTGAGATGCTATCCTGTATTGCTCTCTCCAGGCTGTCTGCGGTTCTCAGGCTGATGGGCGAGCCCGTGAACTGATGATAGAGTGCACCAAGCTTGATACCGGCCTCAAAAAGGGCATTGTCCCTGTCTGTGATGTTTTCCATCAGGCATCAACCTTCCTTTCTCCGTTTCTCCTGAAAACCGGCGAGATCACATAGATCATCATGACTGCCATCAGCAGGGACGCCAGTGTATGCGTGTATTCTGTATTAATGGGGTAAGAGAGCACTGTAATAGTGAAGAGCAAGCCGACTGGCCCTACATGCACGGGCTTCCTTGCCTTCATATATGTCACTTTGCTGATCATCAGCAGCCCGATAATAAATGAAAGCAGGATCATAAGTCCGCTGTGGAAATATCTCTCTCCTGCCAGTACGTATGCGGAAAGAATGATCCCTCCTGCCGTTATAGGAAGCCCTTTAAAGGAAGGAAGTCCCTGGTGGGCGGTGTTGAATCTTGCCAGCCTGAGAATGCCACAGAAGAAGTAAAAGCAAAGTGCTGCAAGCAAAAGATATGATGCCTCTGTGCCAGCTGCGGCATATACTATTGCTACAGGGGCAAGCCCGAAAGAGATGACGTCTGCAAGGGAATCCAGATTCGCACCTATCTCGCTGCCGGAGAAAAGCCTTGACAGGTAACCATCAGCACCATCTGCGACAGCGGCCGCCAGTATAAGCACGGGTGCAAAGTATGTAAAACCATTCTGTACAAGTATCACAGCCAGTAACCCTAAGAGGGAATTGAGCAGTGTTACCAGATCAGCTACTTTTAAAGTCCGTATTATTATGTTCACTTCCATTTTTTCTAGGGCTAGCTGTTATACCTGTGGTGACCTGCCGTTATTCATGCGCAGAATGTCAAAACCATCATGGGCAGCCAGGATATCGCTGCTTTCGATCTCGTGATCGCTCAAGTCGGTCTTGCGGGCTATGACAGTCATGCCTGCAGTAACCTTATCTCCTTTCTTGCAGAGGATATCGAAGTTATCGGGAACTGTCACATCAACCCTTGAGCCAAAGCGGATCATTCCCAGCCTTTCACCTCTGACCATGTGGTCTCCCACCTGTACATAGGAGACTATCCTTCTTGCTATGGTCCCGGCTATCTGCACGACCTCTACTATCCCATGTTCAGTCTCGATGAATATATGGTTGCGCTCGTTCCTCTCCGAATCCTTGAAAAATGCAGGGATGTATCCTCCTTTCTTATACTCTATAGCAACCACTTTGCCTGTCAGGGGTGCCCTGTTGACATGAACGTTGTGGACATTCATGAAGATACAAACCTTGCGTCCCCTGATATCCACAATTTTCCCGTCAGCAGGTGCTGTCATACTGCTGCAGGACTGCTCAACCTCTCTCTCGGGATCCCTGAAAAAAAAGACGAAGAAGATCAACCCTGCTATTCCTAGAACTGTGATCATGCCCATGTACGGCAGATACAAGGTTGTGTGTGCAATGGCAGCAAGCGTGCTGATGACGACAAGGGCCATAATCCATGGAGCAGAGCCTTTAGCAAGCATTTAATCGTTCCCTGTTACTCTTTCATATATGCTGTGAACGTATCCTGCCACCATATACCATATACCTTCTATAAGGTCGACAAGTTCGGGCAGTATACGCATGACCACGTATGCTATGGCAAAAAGGGCGATGCCGGATCCTGCTTTTGCAATCGTGTGGTGTGCTATCTCAAAGCTGTTTGGGCCGAACCATTGGTAGGCATATGCGACAATCACAAATACATCTCTTATTATATTTAAAGCATATATTATAGGTACGGATACCATAAATGCTGCTGCCAGCTTTTTCAGTGGCGCATTCACGGAAGCAATAAGGCCTATGAACAGTGCAATGCTCTCTATTGCCGTGCAGGCAAGTATTATCTCTACCTTGTATCCATTCAGAGATATCTTGTTCCATGCAGCCATTTCCGCCGGATGTCCCAGGACCTGAAGTACCCAGAACACATTATCCGTGACAAGGGATATTATCCACGTATTGAGGAACTCCATCTGTGCGAAGGGGAAATAGAACAAAGAGGCAAGTGCTGTTGCCGAGGTGGCCATGGATGTGACATCAACGGACCCGTCGCCTATAAGCCTTAACGACCTGTACTCCCTGAACATATTATAGGCCAGCAACAGGCAAATGATGCCCACTAAGATGACCAGCACTACATTGACATAGTCCCCTATTTCGATAAAGTGCATTGGCTGATAGAACCAGTGTATGGAAAAGAATCCCCATCCTATAGCTCCAAGCAATTTACGTATTCTTCTTTTTTTGGATAGCAGTGAGCAGGCTAACATGAACGCCACCGCAACCCATAGTACATTTTCTATCATTTACAAGCACCTTTAATAGGTATGCCTGTATATATGAAATGTAGCGTATTAATCTTTTGTTCGTATGTGTGCAGATACTCCAAAACTGACAGTGGATGCTGTTATTATTTACGATGGCAGGATCGTTCTGGTTCAACGCAAAAACCCGCCTTTTGAGGGAAAGTTCGCTTTGCCAGGTGGTTTTGTGGACATAGGTGAAACTGTGGAAAGCGCAGTGGTCCGCGAGGCACGGGAGGAAACCGGCCTCTCAATAGAAATAGTTAAGTTACTTGGGGTATATTCTGACCCTCTGCGCGATCCGAGGGGACATACGGTAAGTATATGCTATCTTTCACAGGGCCACGGAACCCTGGAGGCCGGCTCTGATGCAAAGGATGTGTTCCTGTTCGACGTTAATGATTTGCCTGAAATGGCTTTTGATCATAATATGATACTAGAGCAGGCAAGAGGTGATATCAATGGAATTCTGTCCAAAATGTAAGACTATGATGGTTCCTGTAAAAGGTGCGTTCAAGTGCAGGAATGCAAAATGCGGATATGTGAAAGAGAAAGATGCTGGCCAGGAATCACTGCTGTCAAAGGCAGCACGTTCAGACAGAGAGGTCACGGTGCTTGAAGGCAACACGGACCAGGGCCTGCCCACCACGTCAGTAAGATGTGAGGAGTGCGGTCATAATGTAGCATACTGGTGGCTTCGCCAGCTCAGGTCGGCAGATGAATCGGAAACCCGTTTCTTCAAGTGCACAAAATGTGGTGCCACCTGGCGTGAGTATGATTAATATATCACTAATATCTATAACAGTGTATAATAACCACGTGATAAAATAGCTTGTATCTGAAGGTCTTTACAGGCTTTCTGTTTATAAAAACAAAGCTTTTATTAGTTAATGGATATAATGACCTAGAAATCCAATTTATTTAGCGGAGAATCCAGATGTTCAAGGCAACAATCGATGCAGATATCTTAAAGACTTCCATAGAGACGCTTTCCGTTCTTGTCGATGAGGCAAGGTTCAGAATATCTCCTGAAGGCATTACCGTCAGGGCCGTTGATCCTGCCAACGTGGCAATGGTCAGCTTCGAGCTAGGCTCCGACGCATTTGACGAATACAGCGCCGATGACTGTGAGATAGGCCTGGACCTCTCCAAGATCAACGATATCTTCGGTGTTGCCGGCAAGGAGGACAAGCTCAGCATGGAACTTGACGAGATGTCCCAGAAGATGTCCCTTCATATAGGGGGCCTCTCCTATACTCTGGCACTGCTCGATCCTTCAACTATCAGGGCAGAGCCAAGGATCCCGCAGCTTGAACTTCCCGCAGAGGTCGTCCTTAACGGCAAGGACCTTCTCAAGGCTGTTAAAGCCGCCGAGAAGATAAGCGACCACATGTTGCTGGGTATTGAGGATGACACCTTCTATATGGAAGCCGAGGGAGACACTGACCGTGTGAGGCTGGATATAACCCGTGACCAGCTCATCGACCTCAAGGCAGGGGATGCTCGCTCATTATTCTCGCTGGATTATCTCTCCGACATAGTTAAGCCCGCTTCCAGGTCCAATGAGGTCACTGTAGAGCTGGGCAAGGATTTCCCTGTAAAGATAGGCTTCACTATAGCAAACGGCACAGGCAGGATCGGATATTTGCTGGCACCACGCATTGAATCAGATTAAGGCCTATGGATAACAAGGACTTTGCATTATATCCGTATACTACAGAGGCTGCCAGATATGTGGCAAGCCTTGATTTTTCCCTTGACAGCCTTATATCCTCCCGTGCAATGGACTCAGCGAGGGCGCGCGGCAAGGAGCGCGTACTGCAATCGATCGCAGGGGAAATCCTCAAACCTGTGCTGTCCAACTCCGATGAGAGGAAACTGCTCATCGAACTCCTGTCCTATCCTTTCTCCAGGATCCTGGTCTCATGCATAGACGATCCTTTTCTCACAAGGCGCTACTCACTGGCCGAGGCGGTGGCATCCTACAGGTCCCTCAGGACCATGGGCGCTGCCTTTCTCGGTGAGTTCTCCCTTGATTTCAGCATCCATGCCGAAGTAAAGGATTCGGTGGTCAGGATCCACTTCACAGACTACATCAGGCTTGCCAGTTCCCTCAAGGCTATGGAATGGAAGCTTGTGAACCGAAAGCTTGACCACGGCTATGTGACCGTATCCAGGGAGGAGTTTGCCCGCCTCCTGCAGGAAGGTATCAGGCACAGGATAGAAAGCACTCTTCCCATGCAGGTGCCTGAGGGTGTATGCGAGTCATGCCGGCCATATATAGCAGATATCATGGATGCCCTGAACGAGCGCAAGAGCCGTTTTGAGGGCTCTGAGTTCCAGACCGTTGAAGCCGGCCTTTTCCCGCCCTGCATCACCCGTGCCATATCACAATCCCAAGCAGGTGTCAACCTCGCACACTCCATGAGATTTGCAATGACCTCCTTTATGCTCGGGATTGGCATGTCAGTGGATGATATCATGAATCTTTTCACATCATCCCCGGATTTTGACGCTGAGAAAGCCAGATACCAGGTGGAGCATATAGCAGGCTCATCAGGC
Proteins encoded:
- the hisC gene encoding histidinol-phosphate transaminase gives rise to the protein MSRPELVKKEIAGIAEYVPGKSIEEIARKYGLEPASIIKLGSNENVLGPSPRAIAAVAAATKAMNIYPSADASELVEAVSVYTGIPAENICAAGPGMDGLLDNLMRLLISPGDEVIIPLPTFSYYEIAARANGAVPVFVRSAEDYAFDIEGIINAESERTKIIFLCSPNNPTGRLVSETDLRRILEHTRGLVFVDEAYVEFADRNQSRLLEEYDNIVIGRTLSKAFGLAGMRLGYGLMPSWLRSQYMKIATPFNISVPSIAAGVAALSDDAYLQESIRFTREGRAFLLKNIPFRVYDSQANFVLVDVAPLKSRDVSEALLKKGIIIRDCKSFRDAGDSLIRVTVGTPEQNEKLIAAFKEVSVL
- a CDS encoding dihydroneopterin aldolase family protein, with protein sequence MENITDRDNALFEAGIKLGALYHQFTGSPISLRTADSLERAIQDSISVQPFVKSIRVSIDRSMVRSKLNSEFGYCELEGRMLDVRITVSYNSVLADVRLAYDAGLNYPLMKIEKVYSSEN
- a CDS encoding archaetidylserine synthase, which encodes MNIIIRTLKVADLVTLLNSLLGLLAVILVQNGFTYFAPVLILAAAVADGADGYLSRLFSGSEIGANLDSLADVISFGLAPVAIVYAAAGTEASYLLLAALCFYFFCGILRLARFNTAHQGLPSFKGLPITAGGIILSAYVLAGERYFHSGLMILLSFIIGLLMISKVTYMKARKPVHVGPVGLLFTITVLSYPINTEYTHTLASLLMAVMMIYVISPVFRRNGERKVDA
- a CDS encoding phosphatidylserine decarboxylase — encoded protein: MLAKGSAPWIMALVVISTLAAIAHTTLYLPYMGMITVLGIAGLIFFVFFFRDPEREVEQSCSSMTAPADGKIVDIRGRKVCIFMNVHNVHVNRAPLTGKVVAIEYKKGGYIPAFFKDSERNERNHIFIETEHGIVEVVQIAGTIARRIVSYVQVGDHMVRGERLGMIRFGSRVDVTVPDNFDILCKKGDKVTAGMTVIARKTDLSDHEIESSDILAAHDGFDILRMNNGRSPQV
- the artA gene encoding archaeosortase A, with amino-acid sequence MIENVLWVAVAFMLACSLLSKKRRIRKLLGAIGWGFFSIHWFYQPMHFIEIGDYVNVVLVILVGIICLLLAYNMFREYRSLRLIGDGSVDVTSMATSATALASLFYFPFAQMEFLNTWIISLVTDNVFWVLQVLGHPAEMAAWNKISLNGYKVEIILACTAIESIALFIGLIASVNAPLKKLAAAFMVSVPIIYALNIIRDVFVIVAYAYQWFGPNSFEIAHHTIAKAGSGIALFAIAYVVMRILPELVDLIEGIWYMVAGYVHSIYERVTGND
- a CDS encoding NUDIX domain-containing protein is translated as MCADTPKLTVDAVIIYDGRIVLVQRKNPPFEGKFALPGGFVDIGETVESAVVREAREETGLSIEIVKLLGVYSDPLRDPRGHTVSICYLSQGHGTLEAGSDAKDVFLFDVNDLPEMAFDHNMILEQARGDINGILSKM
- a CDS encoding transcription factor S, translating into MEFCPKCKTMMVPVKGAFKCRNAKCGYVKEKDAGQESLLSKAARSDREVTVLEGNTDQGLPTTSVRCEECGHNVAYWWLRQLRSADESETRFFKCTKCGATWREYD
- a CDS encoding DNA polymerase sliding clamp, with the translated sequence MFKATIDADILKTSIETLSVLVDEARFRISPEGITVRAVDPANVAMVSFELGSDAFDEYSADDCEIGLDLSKINDIFGVAGKEDKLSMELDEMSQKMSLHIGGLSYTLALLDPSTIRAEPRIPQLELPAEVVLNGKDLLKAVKAAEKISDHMLLGIEDDTFYMEAEGDTDRVRLDITRDQLIDLKAGDARSLFSLDYLSDIVKPASRSNEVTVELGKDFPVKIGFTIANGTGRIGYLLAPRIESD
- the priL gene encoding DNA primase regulatory subunit PriL, which gives rise to MDNKDFALYPYTTEAARYVASLDFSLDSLISSRAMDSARARGKERVLQSIAGEILKPVLSNSDERKLLIELLSYPFSRILVSCIDDPFLTRRYSLAEAVASYRSLRTMGAAFLGEFSLDFSIHAEVKDSVVRIHFTDYIRLASSLKAMEWKLVNRKLDHGYVTVSREEFARLLQEGIRHRIESTLPMQVPEGVCESCRPYIADIMDALNERKSRFEGSEFQTVEAGLFPPCITRAISQSQAGVNLAHSMRFAMTSFMLGIGMSVDDIMNLFTSSPDFDAEKARYQVEHIAGSSGTSYKPPSCATMQTYGNCYAPDETCKRISHPLNYYRRKMWFRNRDAVKEKEEQSSEGTEALPDAARN